The following proteins are co-located in the Flammeovirga kamogawensis genome:
- a CDS encoding HAD family hydrolase — protein sequence MKKIYKLLLVLSIVFISNIITAQDLKSWKEPMRSEMIKMIEKAPKKNRIATFDMDGTMISESPAYDIAIFTQKYSDAKIASKDDLVKALLALAKDEKYKEYVDDFFTTHKSKVYQPMVELVELLKKNQFKVILCTASEDYFGTVAMNTAFPIFDDVIGTNFKVRLNDKEGKVENLREAGIRPMFAFGNSDGDYAMLEYAKKGGFIVLHNDKASGEYDKPEEYIKECEENNFKMIRINGDWKTIFK from the coding sequence ATGAAAAAGATCTACAAATTACTTTTAGTACTTTCAATAGTATTTATATCAAACATTATTACGGCACAAGACTTGAAGAGTTGGAAAGAACCAATGCGATCAGAGATGATCAAAATGATTGAAAAAGCTCCTAAAAAGAATAGAATAGCTACATTTGATATGGATGGTACGATGATATCAGAATCCCCAGCTTATGATATTGCAATTTTTACTCAAAAATATTCTGATGCTAAGATAGCATCAAAAGATGATTTGGTTAAAGCATTACTAGCTTTAGCAAAAGACGAAAAATACAAAGAATATGTAGATGACTTCTTTACAACTCATAAATCAAAAGTTTATCAACCAATGGTAGAACTTGTTGAGTTGCTAAAGAAAAATCAATTTAAAGTGATTTTATGTACAGCATCAGAAGATTATTTTGGTACTGTAGCAATGAATACCGCTTTTCCGATATTTGATGATGTAATCGGTACTAATTTTAAAGTAAGATTAAATGATAAAGAAGGGAAAGTTGAAAACTTAAGAGAAGCAGGTATTAGACCTATGTTTGCTTTTGGTAATTCAGATGGAGATTATGCAATGTTAGAATATGCTAAGAAAGGCGGCTTTATTGTATTGCATAATGATAAAGCATCAGGAGAATATGATAAGCCAGAGGAATATATAAAAGAATGCGAAGAAAATAATTTTAAAATGATTAGAATTAATGGAGATTGGAAAACAATTTTTAAATAA
- a CDS encoding MotA/TolQ/ExbB proton channel family protein has protein sequence MQWFTNFYYEGGYLFMNIISIVGVSMFLFMILRGLGISNNLIQPAKSQKLMKEAGILALVLGILGQLIGLYSAMIAISTQGGVSMQVLAAGIRVSSNTTLYGFFFFVIARVAYMYFTFSSKKEECC, from the coding sequence ATGCAATGGTTTACTAATTTTTACTACGAAGGAGGATATTTATTCATGAATATAATATCTATAGTAGGGGTTTCAATGTTCTTATTTATGATTTTAAGAGGTTTAGGAATCTCAAACAATTTGATTCAACCTGCTAAATCTCAAAAACTAATGAAAGAAGCAGGAATATTGGCCTTAGTTTTAGGTATACTAGGACAACTAATTGGTTTATATTCTGCAATGATTGCTATTTCTACTCAAGGAGGTGTATCTATGCAAGTATTGGCAGCAGGAATTCGTGTATCATCAAATACTACCTTGTATGGCTTTTTCTTTTTTGTAATTGCTAGGGTTGCTTATATGTACTTTACTTTTTCATCTAAAAAAGAAGAATGTTGCTAA
- a CDS encoding AP2/ERF family transcription factor: protein MLCKIKLKNSPDFVLISDRTFEYLEVNNYLKEIDLLNNLRKHVSGYIFFQKNYPLSNGKYKNVTIYLHKLIAENFVEKPLSSKRLFVRNKNGDSLDCRETNLEWVTMAELRRHQSHRNRTGFRGVVQVSKSSYRAVLYSKGVRHNLGLFPTAEAAARAYNLKSEELFGTTKGLNRIHSSLK from the coding sequence ATGTTGTGTAAAATAAAACTTAAAAATTCACCTGATTTTGTATTGATTTCTGATCGAACGTTTGAGTATTTAGAAGTAAATAACTATTTAAAGGAAATTGATTTACTTAATAATTTAAGAAAACATGTAAGTGGGTATATTTTTTTCCAAAAGAATTATCCTCTTTCTAATGGAAAATATAAAAACGTAACAATTTACTTACACAAACTAATTGCAGAAAACTTTGTAGAAAAACCCCTAAGTTCTAAAAGATTGTTTGTGAGAAATAAAAATGGAGATTCATTGGACTGTAGGGAAACCAATTTAGAGTGGGTTACTATGGCTGAATTAAGAAGACATCAATCTCATAGAAATAGAACTGGGTTTAGAGGCGTTGTCCAAGTAAGTAAATCAAGCTATAGAGCTGTTTTATATTCAAAAGGTGTTCGTCATAACCTAGGTTTATTTCCCACTGCTGAAGCTGCTGCTAGAGCATATAATTTAAAATCTGAAGAACTATTTGGTACAACTAAAGGTCTTAACCGAATTCATTCTTCATTAAAATAA